In Lathyrus oleraceus cultivar Zhongwan6 chromosome 2, CAAS_Psat_ZW6_1.0, whole genome shotgun sequence, the DNA window AAGTAAAAAGGAATGACTTACTTGGAGGGAAACAAGAATGTTTGAAAGGGATTGGCCATAAGTGTCATGGAAGTGGACAGCAAGCTTGTCTATTGGAACAACTGCTATAACAGCCGCGAGCATAGGGACAACGGTTCCTGAACACGACATAATGAAATCGAACGATATATCGTTATTCATAGAACCGACGAATTCTAATAAAAGTTCATCTAATCACTTACCTGGTGTGCCAACTCCAGTTGTGTCACCAAGAGAAATTTCAAAGCAGCCCATGTCATATAATTCTTTAGCAACATATGCGACTTTCGAGGGAGGCGTTGGCCCGTCCACCGGGCATCCAACGACACATGATATATACCTATCACATTTGAAATTAGATAAACTAATTGGAATGTTAAGAATATTTTGTAAAGGCAAAAGCCATACCCTCTCACAGGAACTGACAGTTCTTTAGCAGCACGAGTAACAGTTCGATAACGAGCAAGACTCTCTTCAACGCTGCAGTTAATGTTTGATTTTGAGAATGATTCAGAAGCTGATGCGAAAACAGCTACTTCTTTTGCACCAGCTGCAATAGCAGCTTCAAAACCCTATAAAAGTAACCAATCAATCAACATTCTGAATAAAACCCTTTCGTCTTATGGTTCGTCGAGATGTACGTACCTTTAAATTAGGCGTTAGAACCGGAAATCTGACGCCTCTCAAGCGATGAACTTCTTGCATTACTTCCTTTGCATCAGCCAACTGGAAGACAGAGAAATAAAAGACACAAAATCAGACAGAAAGGATTCTCGAAaaacatcaatatacaatacatTATGCATAATGATTGTTACCTGTGGAACCCATTTCGGAGATACGAAACTCGTTGCCTCGATAACAGATAATCCAGAAGAAGCTAATCTATGAATCAATTCAATCTTTACAGCTGTAGGTACAATGTTCTTTTCATTCTGTAATCCATCTCGTGGACCAACTTCCACAATCTTTACAAACTTCGGTATACCTTCAAGAAACTACATTGTCCATTATCGAATTATTAGACTTCGGTACCAATGCTAACTACTACAAGCCAAAGAAACATGATAATGTAAACCAACTACAGAAAATTTTAAACCTACTGTGGCCATTGAAATTACCTTATATGTCGAATTTGGAATGCCTTCGTTTTTGAACTTTGGACTATAATGGTATTCAGAGAAcgaatcatcaatcattccaaATTTCATCGACTTCCTCGCTTTGGTACTGGCCTTTTGG includes these proteins:
- the LOC127117863 gene encoding hydroxymethylglutaryl-CoA lyase, mitochondrial; translation: MSSLEEPLGVDKLPSMSTIDRIQRFSSGTCRPRVDNVCGMGNFWLEGRSCSTSNSCNDDDDEEYTAETFPWKRQTRNFSQDESLNQKASTKARKSMKFGMIDDSFSEYHYSPKFKNEGIPNSTYKFLEGIPKFVKIVEVGPRDGLQNEKNIVPTAVKIELIHRLASSGLSVIEATSFVSPKWVPQLADAKEVMQEVHRLRGVRFPVLTPNLKGFEAAIAAGAKEVAVFASASESFSKSNINCSVEESLARYRTVTRAAKELSVPVRGYISCVVGCPVDGPTPPSKVAYVAKELYDMGCFEISLGDTTGVGTPGTVVPMLAAVIAVVPIDKLAVHFHDTYGQSLSNILVSLQMGISVVDSSVAGLGGCPYAKGATGNVATEDVVYMLNGIGVKTNIDLEKLMLAGDFINNHLQRPSGSKTSVALNRSTADARLQDL